One region of Salvia miltiorrhiza cultivar Shanhuang (shh) chromosome 3, IMPLAD_Smil_shh, whole genome shotgun sequence genomic DNA includes:
- the LOC131016549 gene encoding trihelix transcription factor GT-3b, whose product MYMDHSQFSQVQNPYVGVSVETGLGCGDRNPQWSSEETRDLLAIRGHLDPTFMETKRNKLLWELVSTRMNQIGYNRTPIQCKCKWKNLVTRYKGCETMEEVEMRERAFPFYNEMQIIFNARMQRMMWQEVEGGAISPQMVSKAANSGCSSGNSSPVVDGLKEMMEEFMRQQMELEMQWIKAYEEREERRREREMEWRQRMEALESERLMMISWWREREEERKMREEARAERRDALLTALLDNLTRGAI is encoded by the exons atgtatatgGATCATAGTCAATTTTCCCAAGTCCAGAATCCGTATGTTGGCGTGAGTGTCGAAACGGGTTTGGGCTGCGGGGATCGGAATCCTCAATGGAGCAGCGAAGAAACCCGGGATTTGCTGGCGATTCGGGGCCACCTCGACCCGACTTTCATGGAAACCAAGCGCAATAAGCTTCTCTGGGAACTGGTTTCGACCCGGATGAACCAAATCGGGTACAACCGGACCCCGATCCAGTGCAAATGCAAGTGGAAAAACCTCGTCACACGATACAAG GGATGTGAAACAATGGAAGAAGTGGAGATGAGAGAAAGGGCATTCCCATTTTACAATGAGATGCAAATCATATTCAACGCGAGAATGCAACGAATGATGTGGCAGGAGGTGGAGGGCGGCGCCATCTCTCCGCAAATGGTGTCGAAGGCGGCGAATTCAGGCTGCAGCAGCGGGAATTCATCGCCGGTGGTGGATGGATTGAAGGAGATGATGGAGGAATTCATGAGGCAGCAGATGGAGTTGGAGATGCAGTGGATAAAAGCTtatgaggagagagaggaaaggaggagagagagggagatggagTGGAGGCAGAGAATGGAGGCGTTGGAGAGTGAGAGGCTGATGATGATTAgttggtggagagagagagaggaagagaggaaGATGAGAGAGGAAGCTAGGGCTGAGAGGAGGGATGCTCTTCTTACGGCTCTCTTGGACAACCTCACAAGAGGAGCCATCTAA